A window of the Desulforapulum autotrophicum HRM2 genome harbors these coding sequences:
- a CDS encoding SCP2 sterol-binding domain-containing protein, with product MAIYKDSEHMYEILGKLWNHVIRETEFGPKLKEYGITYKFVVSDPKGYLFITPDQVVTGDEANRDAVITMELSGETIHNFWLNKVNLPVALATRKIKSKGPIPKVLKILPYLKPMFELYPSYCKYYDLPM from the coding sequence ATGGCGATTTACAAAGACAGCGAGCACATGTACGAAATTCTGGGAAAATTGTGGAATCATGTCATCCGGGAGACGGAATTTGGCCCTAAACTTAAAGAGTACGGTATTACCTATAAATTTGTTGTCAGTGATCCCAAGGGGTATCTTTTTATCACCCCTGATCAAGTGGTTACAGGGGATGAGGCGAACAGGGATGCCGTAATTACCATGGAATTGTCAGGAGAGACCATTCACAATTTCTGGTTGAACAAGGTCAATCTTCCGGTGGCCCTGGCCACCCGGAAAATAAAATCAAAGGGTCCCATTCCTAAGGTCCTTAAAATACTGCCCTACCTGAAGCCGATGTTTGAGCTGTACCCCTCCTATTGTAAATATTACGACCTGCCCATGTAA
- a CDS encoding sigma 54-interacting transcriptional regulator, whose protein sequence is MKPDKFPLGIESETNETISNDSIVKRHLDSGAYTLSFQQLDKILSSMVTNPPSKDRDVLFISISLEFAGICFALGKGFQQLNAYLQDALQASDRIGDRRSRAMINLHLGRLFYFSEQRDKAMEAFSAGKTEVDALGDDDISLQASELIGLFYFIQGHFKEAEVYFEQATRSFELGQYGHSGPMWLSYCYIFLGHFNRAIGTLDYYRRVAQENGNKPLATTLRAVLGICLVKIKKLKEATFHLSGALQEAIQQKNDFAVYFARGGLAFHHMTEGRLADAREWMNTAMTSGAKLGLVKQYASPFVLEIIYEFHRHGLAPIPDFSFESEVERICQEPNIHLIGVALRLKAMDGLIQGEELGIVRSKLQQSEKYLVISGDPVQLAKTRIEIARLSIKQGSQPQARHMAQKAWKGLAGYGDIFFPDDLQHLLGVENGRDPDLKEPETMLQRFTEMIDELVLSNDLNELLTHTVKATNRFLGAERGGVFWFEDKKTPRLIAAHNLFESDINNKTFRSSLELIFKAFHDNTPLIKHCKVVETLVGRTKAMLAVPFEVKGTAKGILYHDNAYIDDCFSYFNKNELAGMASYLSKYVNHLLNLTRRIEEKTSKNYTRLGEISGENIIYQSLIMKKKLKQVDKIAGTDSTVLILGETGVGKELIARRIHERSLRKDYPLVVVDPTSIPETLIESELFGHEKGAFTGADKQRTGRVELAHKGTLFIDEVGEIPLSIQVKLLRALQEKTIVRLGGSTTIHSDFRLIAATNRDLQKEVAKGNFREDLFYRLNVIPIEIPPLRKRGEDILLIAEYFLKKFRMKYNFPTIEFTPENKVMLIEYNWPGNIRELNNIIERAVLLSEEDQLEIELKTKNNSSHPDDFFRDRPSLDEMQRRYIGTVLEECNGQIGGPGGAAERLGMKRTSLYARMRTLGMR, encoded by the coding sequence ATGAAACCGGACAAATTCCCCCTGGGGATCGAATCAGAAACAAACGAAACCATTTCCAACGATTCCATTGTAAAACGCCACCTTGACAGCGGCGCCTACACCCTCTCTTTTCAACAGCTGGACAAAATTCTATCAAGCATGGTGACAAACCCGCCTTCAAAAGATAGAGATGTCCTGTTTATATCCATAAGCCTTGAATTTGCCGGCATCTGTTTTGCTTTGGGCAAAGGGTTTCAACAACTTAACGCATATTTGCAGGACGCGCTCCAGGCATCCGACCGGATTGGTGACAGGCGCTCCCGGGCCATGATCAACCTGCATCTGGGACGCCTGTTTTATTTTTCCGAGCAGCGGGATAAAGCCATGGAGGCATTTTCCGCAGGCAAAACCGAAGTCGACGCTCTGGGTGATGATGACATTTCATTACAGGCCTCTGAGCTTATTGGGCTGTTTTATTTTATCCAGGGACATTTCAAGGAAGCTGAAGTGTATTTTGAACAGGCAACCAGAAGTTTTGAACTCGGTCAATATGGCCATTCCGGTCCCATGTGGCTCAGCTATTGCTATATATTTCTAGGTCATTTCAACCGTGCCATCGGCACCCTTGATTATTACCGCAGAGTGGCCCAGGAAAACGGCAACAAACCTTTGGCAACCACATTAAGAGCGGTTCTGGGCATTTGCCTGGTAAAAATTAAAAAACTGAAAGAGGCAACCTTTCACCTGTCTGGTGCGCTGCAGGAGGCCATTCAGCAAAAAAATGACTTTGCCGTCTATTTTGCAAGGGGGGGGCTGGCATTTCACCACATGACCGAAGGGCGCCTGGCGGATGCAAGGGAGTGGATGAACACTGCAATGACCTCTGGGGCAAAATTAGGTCTTGTTAAACAGTATGCCTCTCCTTTTGTTCTTGAAATCATATATGAATTTCACCGCCACGGACTGGCTCCTATTCCAGATTTCTCATTTGAAAGCGAAGTTGAAAGAATTTGTCAAGAGCCCAATATCCACCTGATCGGTGTGGCTTTGCGATTAAAAGCCATGGACGGCCTGATTCAGGGAGAAGAGCTGGGTATCGTCCGGTCAAAACTTCAGCAAAGTGAAAAATACCTCGTAATTTCGGGAGATCCTGTCCAGCTGGCCAAAACCAGAATCGAGATTGCAAGACTCAGTATCAAACAGGGCAGTCAGCCCCAGGCCCGCCATATGGCACAAAAAGCCTGGAAAGGACTTGCCGGATATGGTGATATTTTTTTCCCGGACGATCTTCAACATTTACTTGGCGTTGAAAACGGCCGCGACCCTGATTTAAAAGAGCCGGAAACAATGCTTCAACGATTTACGGAAATGATCGACGAACTGGTTTTAAGTAACGACTTAAACGAATTGCTGACCCACACGGTCAAAGCGACCAATCGCTTTTTAGGCGCTGAGCGCGGCGGTGTGTTCTGGTTTGAAGACAAAAAAACGCCTCGATTGATTGCTGCCCACAATTTATTTGAATCCGATATCAACAATAAAACCTTTCGTTCGAGCCTGGAACTGATTTTCAAAGCGTTTCACGACAACACGCCCCTCATCAAACACTGCAAGGTCGTCGAGACTCTGGTTGGCCGGACAAAAGCCATGCTGGCCGTCCCCTTTGAAGTTAAGGGGACGGCCAAGGGAATTCTGTACCACGACAATGCATACATCGACGACTGTTTCAGTTATTTCAATAAAAACGAATTGGCAGGAATGGCAAGCTATCTGAGTAAATATGTCAATCATCTGTTAAACTTAACGCGTAGGATTGAGGAAAAAACCTCGAAGAACTATACAAGACTGGGAGAAATCTCTGGGGAAAACATTATTTACCAAAGCCTAATCATGAAGAAAAAATTAAAACAGGTGGACAAAATTGCCGGGACAGACAGCACGGTGCTTATTCTGGGAGAGACCGGTGTCGGCAAAGAGTTGATTGCCCGACGCATCCATGAACGGAGCCTGCGGAAAGATTACCCCCTCGTTGTGGTTGACCCCACATCTATCCCTGAAACCTTGATAGAAAGCGAACTGTTCGGCCATGAAAAAGGCGCCTTCACCGGCGCGGACAAACAGAGAACAGGTCGTGTCGAGCTCGCCCATAAAGGAACACTTTTTATCGATGAAGTTGGAGAGATTCCCCTTTCCATTCAGGTGAAACTTCTACGTGCCCTCCAGGAAAAGACCATCGTTCGACTGGGCGGATCCACCACCATTCATTCGGATTTTCGACTGATTGCCGCAACCAACAGGGACCTGCAAAAAGAGGTCGCAAAGGGAAATTTCAGGGAAGATCTGTTTTACCGTCTCAATGTGATCCCCATTGAGATACCGCCTTTGAGAAAGAGAGGGGAGGACATTCTCCTGATTGCTGAATATTTTCTGAAAAAATTCCGCATGAAATATAATTTCCCCACGATTGAATTTACACCGGAGAACAAGGTAATGCTTATAGAGTATAACTGGCCGGGAAATATCAGGGAGCTCAACAATATCATCGAAAGGGCGGTATTATTGTCTGAAGAGGATCAGCTGGAAATTGAATTAAAAACAAAGAACAACAGCTCCCATCCCGATGACTTTTTTCGAGACAGGCCCTCGCTGGATGAGATGCAGCGCCGCTATATCGGTACCGTATTAGAAGAGTGCAATGGCCAGATCGGAGGCCCTGGTGGGGCTGCCGAACGACTTGGGATGAAACGGACAAGTCTCTATGCCAGGATGAGAACACTTGGGATGAGATAG
- a CDS encoding helix-turn-helix transcriptional regulator, translating to MPKSIPRTYSRYSRDAAALLGALIREARNERKLTAQELADRAGISRGLLQRIEKGNLKCEIGAVFEVATIVGIQLFEADGSVLARQLRQTKEKLTLMPKSVRRKSKKVNDDF from the coding sequence ATGCCAAAATCCATCCCACGCACTTACTCACGTTATAGCCGAGATGCAGCAGCCTTGCTCGGCGCATTAATCCGCGAAGCACGGAACGAGCGCAAACTTACCGCCCAGGAATTGGCGGATCGTGCTGGTATTTCCAGAGGGCTGTTGCAACGCATTGAAAAAGGCAACCTCAAATGTGAAATTGGAGCCGTTTTTGAAGTGGCAACCATTGTCGGCATCCAGCTGTTTGAGGCCGATGGAAGCGTTTTGGCAAGACAACTTCGTCAAACTAAGGAAAAACTGACGCTCATGCCAAAGTCTGTTCGTAGGAAGTCAAAAAAGGTGAACGATGACTTTTAG
- a CDS encoding MFS transporter produces MTFINANIKKLYLFSFLKMSLFPMAIITLFWKDHIGLSLTKILLLQGIYSVAMIIMEYPSGYLGDRIGYRTALNLASLLGIIGWGLYSFADSFALVLMAEIILGISLSFISGCDSALLYESLKADNQEQHYARHEGRINGLGQIGEACGAIFAGLLYATAPLLPFMIQVAVWVLALLLTRTLIEPPRQLKLSTSHFAEALQSIRHAFLENLRLRSMILLNLILGMASYYPIWLIQPYMQDGGVPIAWFGPIWALANLSIAISALVSYRSHLKMGDRQMVRLFILLIVAGYLGLGLVGGVWGFLFYYLLTIMRGLRGPMLLNHVQQEIPSGNRAGILSLQSFVFRISFVCTGPLVGRFADTVGVRQTFLLLCGAFALILIPVARLFFRQVIPRKFN; encoded by the coding sequence ATGACCTTCATTAACGCCAACATAAAAAAACTCTACCTCTTCTCGTTTCTCAAGATGAGTCTGTTTCCCATGGCGATTATCACTCTGTTCTGGAAGGATCATATCGGTTTAAGTTTAACAAAAATCCTGCTGTTACAGGGGATCTATTCCGTTGCCATGATAATTATGGAGTATCCTTCCGGCTACCTGGGTGACAGGATCGGTTACCGCACCGCGCTCAACCTTGCTTCCCTGCTTGGTATCATCGGCTGGGGCCTCTATTCTTTTGCAGATTCCTTTGCCCTTGTCCTGATGGCCGAGATTATCCTGGGGATTTCCCTGTCGTTCATCAGTGGTTGTGACAGTGCCCTTTTGTACGAAAGTCTGAAGGCAGACAACCAAGAACAGCACTATGCACGCCACGAAGGCCGGATCAACGGTCTGGGACAAATTGGTGAGGCCTGCGGTGCAATTTTTGCCGGACTGCTCTACGCGACGGCCCCGCTGCTTCCTTTCATGATTCAGGTGGCTGTCTGGGTATTGGCTCTATTGCTGACACGAACGCTGATCGAGCCTCCGCGGCAACTCAAACTATCAACCAGCCATTTTGCCGAAGCCCTGCAGTCGATCCGCCATGCGTTCCTGGAAAACCTGCGGCTGCGTTCTATGATCCTTCTGAACCTGATACTGGGCATGGCCTCCTACTATCCAATCTGGCTGATTCAGCCGTACATGCAGGATGGCGGTGTTCCCATTGCATGGTTTGGACCGATCTGGGCCCTGGCAAATCTGAGCATCGCAATTTCTGCCCTGGTGAGTTATCGCAGCCACCTGAAGATGGGGGACCGACAGATGGTACGCCTGTTCATACTCCTGATCGTTGCAGGCTACCTGGGGCTTGGCCTGGTCGGCGGGGTGTGGGGCTTTTTGTTCTACTATCTACTGACCATCATGAGGGGGCTGCGCGGCCCGATGCTGCTGAACCACGTTCAGCAGGAAATCCCTTCGGGCAATCGCGCCGGTATCCTTTCACTGCAGTCGTTCGTCTTCCGCATCAGCTTTGTCTGCACAGGCCCGTTGGTCGGCAGGTTCGCCGACACGGTTGGTGTTCGCCAGACGTTCCTGCTTCTTTGCGGCGCTTTTGCCTTGATATTGATCCCTGTGGCCCGGTTGTTTTTCAGGCAGGTTATCCCCAGGAAATTCAATTAA
- a CDS encoding competence/damage-inducible protein A — translation MKKTAEVEVIIVGNEILTGDILDTNSNWLCRHVHGRGGVVTRVTVVPDEHGIVAASVREAVTRKVDILFTSGGLGPTSDDITLQAVAEGTDREVVLHDQALEQVRQQYDHFFEQGIMSQGGLNPARQKMACLPRGGEPLFNPAGTAPGMYLQLEQTAVISVPGVPSELKAIIEHSLGPFLDQIFGKGGALSRCVAVACNDESLLEPVLTRIVEKYPEIYTKSLAATIGENPDMDITMTISGIGEKEIILEKAVQELCEGIVGLGFSIIRK, via the coding sequence ATGAAAAAGACAGCCGAGGTCGAAGTCATTATCGTGGGCAACGAGATATTAACGGGTGATATTTTAGATACAAATTCAAACTGGTTGTGCAGACACGTGCATGGACGCGGTGGGGTTGTAACCCGGGTGACCGTTGTTCCGGATGAGCATGGAATCGTGGCAGCGTCAGTTCGTGAAGCTGTTACACGAAAGGTTGACATCCTTTTCACCTCTGGTGGACTTGGACCGACATCAGATGACATAACCCTCCAGGCCGTTGCTGAAGGGACAGACCGCGAAGTCGTTCTGCACGACCAGGCCCTTGAGCAGGTGAGACAACAATATGATCATTTCTTTGAACAGGGAATCATGTCACAGGGCGGTTTGAATCCGGCTCGGCAGAAGATGGCCTGTCTGCCCCGGGGCGGGGAGCCGCTGTTTAATCCTGCAGGAACAGCTCCCGGAATGTATCTGCAGCTGGAGCAAACAGCCGTTATTAGCGTTCCCGGGGTTCCATCTGAATTAAAGGCGATTATTGAGCACTCTCTGGGACCCTTTCTTGATCAGATCTTTGGCAAGGGAGGGGCCCTGTCACGATGTGTTGCCGTGGCATGTAACGATGAATCTCTTCTGGAACCGGTACTGACCCGCATCGTGGAGAAATATCCTGAAATTTACACCAAATCGCTGGCTGCAACCATCGGAGAGAACCCTGACATGGATATTACCATGACTATTTCCGGCATCGGGGAAAAAGAAATAATCCTGGAAAAAGCCGTTCAAGAACTTTGTGAGGGTATTGTCGGGCTGGGATTTTCAATTATCAGAAAGTAA
- a CDS encoding GAF domain-containing protein: MTGITRKRPFFFLIIIGLLLYLCPGAEAALPDLTQEETAWLAAHDGTIRLAHTPDWPPLDFLNEKNEFSGMAADYIRLIEKKLGFKFKRVRMKSWSELIESAKAGTIDVISAGQETASRREFMNWSTPYLNLKTTIIVKRQLQGQLTLDQMQGMKIGVVSQYAVGEFIHQGYPDLTLINVDSSIQGIEKVSFGELDAMITEVPNALYIIESERITNLRLAGDTGFKLNHGMGIRKDWPVFSRIIEKALLSITDQEHKEIYRRWIKLETQNFYQTRAFWYSVLGITASVLLVIGTILLWNMELKKQVHQRTEALRHNEIGLEALLALNEKPHNSIQDIIEFSFQQMLELTQSRFGYLTLEDHDGAIYVVDSRESENQKELKTQVLPRGFDGHTKGFWGDAVDRGMPVISNNYQQSNPGLKGLPAAHKKILRYMNVPIFNHGRIVVVAGMGNKASDYTQADLRQLNLLAHGMWRLIQRKKAEQGMQKSEKRFEDLVENTPNGIAIVQNNIVVHKNSTQMKLMGDLNFLDPDAEPRFHQDDLPKVRFFFAQMVKDQLTQIELDFRFYPRSPRSVQDTLRWVTCIATPMDYRDQKAFLLIFIDTTEAKKLSHLLTVQDKMASLGNISAGIAHEIRNPLSGINIYLRTIEKYFRNPDQHKKIDLSIEAICSASQKIESVIKRVMNFAKPAEPRVNLIHVNDPIEEAIKLTRFTLNKEKINIIHSLDSALPDCYAEPHLIEEVVLNLINNAADAILKIRDQGTIKISSFSGTDTILFCVEDDGPGIDLDLRGKIFDPFFTTKANSTGIGLSLCRRIITDHKGILDVEQSDLGGACFWIELPLPDKTRPFKET, encoded by the coding sequence ATGACAGGTATTACCAGGAAACGACCTTTTTTTTTTCTTATTATTATTGGGCTCCTCCTGTATCTGTGCCCTGGGGCGGAGGCTGCCCTGCCCGATTTGACCCAGGAGGAAACGGCATGGCTGGCGGCCCACGACGGAACCATCCGCCTGGCCCATACCCCGGACTGGCCACCGTTGGATTTTCTGAATGAAAAAAATGAGTTCTCAGGAATGGCAGCAGATTATATCCGCCTGATTGAAAAGAAACTTGGCTTTAAATTCAAACGAGTCAGGATGAAGTCCTGGAGTGAACTCATTGAAAGTGCTAAAGCCGGAACCATTGATGTGATCAGCGCCGGCCAGGAGACAGCGAGCCGTCGGGAATTCATGAACTGGTCCACCCCGTATCTGAATCTTAAAACCACCATTATCGTTAAAAGGCAGCTGCAGGGTCAGTTGACCCTGGATCAAATGCAGGGCATGAAAATCGGCGTGGTCAGTCAATATGCAGTGGGTGAATTTATCCATCAAGGCTATCCTGATCTCACCCTGATAAATGTCGACAGCTCCATTCAAGGAATTGAAAAGGTCTCATTTGGTGAACTGGATGCCATGATCACCGAGGTGCCCAATGCACTGTATATCATTGAATCTGAAAGAATAACCAACCTGCGCCTGGCCGGAGATACCGGATTTAAACTCAACCACGGTATGGGTATCCGCAAAGACTGGCCTGTTTTCAGTCGGATTATTGAAAAGGCATTGTTGTCCATCACCGATCAGGAACACAAGGAAATATACCGGCGCTGGATAAAGCTGGAAACCCAGAATTTTTACCAGACCCGGGCTTTCTGGTATTCGGTCCTGGGAATCACTGCATCGGTGCTGCTGGTTATCGGTACCATTCTGCTGTGGAACATGGAGCTGAAAAAACAGGTGCACCAACGCACTGAAGCCCTGCGTCACAATGAAATCGGCCTTGAAGCCCTTCTGGCCCTGAATGAAAAACCCCACAACTCCATCCAGGATATTATTGAATTTTCCTTTCAGCAGATGCTCGAGCTGACCCAAAGCCGTTTTGGATATCTCACCCTGGAAGACCATGACGGTGCCATCTATGTGGTGGACTCCCGTGAATCCGAAAACCAGAAAGAATTGAAAACACAGGTGCTTCCCAGGGGGTTTGACGGACATACCAAGGGATTCTGGGGAGATGCCGTGGACAGGGGCATGCCTGTTATCTCTAATAATTACCAGCAATCCAATCCAGGATTAAAGGGCCTGCCAGCGGCCCACAAAAAAATCCTGCGGTATATGAATGTTCCCATTTTCAACCATGGCAGAATCGTGGTGGTGGCCGGCATGGGAAATAAGGCAAGTGATTACACCCAGGCGGATTTAAGACAGCTTAACCTCCTGGCCCACGGGATGTGGCGCCTGATCCAGCGGAAAAAGGCAGAACAGGGCATGCAGAAGAGTGAAAAACGATTTGAGGATCTTGTGGAAAATACGCCCAACGGCATTGCCATTGTCCAGAACAATATCGTAGTCCATAAAAATTCAACCCAGATGAAACTCATGGGAGATTTGAATTTTCTTGATCCAGATGCCGAACCCAGGTTTCACCAGGATGACCTTCCCAAGGTTCGGTTCTTCTTTGCACAGATGGTCAAAGATCAACTGACGCAAATAGAACTGGACTTCCGGTTCTATCCCCGTTCCCCCCGGAGCGTCCAGGATACCTTGAGATGGGTCACCTGCATTGCCACCCCCATGGATTATCGTGACCAAAAGGCTTTTTTGCTGATATTCATTGATACCACAGAGGCAAAAAAACTAAGCCATCTGCTGACCGTCCAGGACAAGATGGCCTCTTTAGGGAATATTTCTGCCGGCATTGCCCATGAGATCAGAAACCCCCTGTCCGGGATCAACATCTATCTCAGGACCATAGAAAAATATTTTAGAAATCCGGACCAGCATAAAAAAATCGATTTATCCATTGAGGCCATCTGTTCAGCATCCCAGAAAATCGAATCGGTGATCAAGCGGGTCATGAATTTTGCCAAGCCTGCCGAACCCAGGGTCAACTTGATCCATGTCAACGACCCCATAGAAGAAGCCATAAAACTGACCCGCTTTACCTTGAATAAAGAAAAGATAAACATTATTCATTCCCTGGACAGTGCCCTGCCCGACTGCTATGCAGAACCCCATTTGATCGAAGAGGTGGTGCTGAACCTGATCAACAATGCAGCAGATGCCATCCTGAAGATCCGGGACCAGGGGACCATAAAAATATCATCCTTTTCCGGAACAGATACGATTCTTTTCTGTGTGGAAGATGACGGTCCCGGCATTGACCTGGATTTGAGGGGAAAAATATTTGATCCTTTTTTCACCACAAAGGCAAACAGCACCGGCATTGGCCTGAGCCTCTGCCGCAGGATCATCACTGATCACAAGGGCATACTGGACGTTGAACAATCTGATCTGGGCGGAGCCTGTTTCTGGATTGAACTTCCCTTGCCAGACAAAACCCGCCCTTTTAAAGAGACCTGA
- a CDS encoding response regulator — MLDYTLFIVDDEQTIREGIVADIGEDYHLHTFKTAEDALDNLQSHNPDLVLMDIGLPGMNGIQALKKLKAVAPGLLVIMITAYEDANSVIECMEHGAYDYIIKPIHMERLEVTIAKALETIRLQKKV, encoded by the coding sequence ATGTTAGATTATACCCTGTTTATCGTTGATGATGAACAAACAATCCGTGAGGGCATTGTTGCCGACATCGGTGAAGACTATCACCTGCACACCTTTAAAACTGCTGAAGACGCCCTTGACAACCTGCAGTCCCATAACCCGGACCTGGTTCTCATGGACATTGGCCTGCCCGGCATGAACGGCATCCAGGCCCTGAAAAAACTCAAGGCTGTCGCCCCCGGGCTTCTGGTGATCATGATCACGGCCTATGAAGATGCCAATTCCGTTATCGAGTGCATGGAACACGGCGCCTATGATTATATTATCAAGCCCATTCACATGGAGAGGCTTGAGGTGACCATCGCCAAAGCCCTGGAAACCATACGCCTGCAAAAAAAGGTCTAG
- a CDS encoding fatty acyl-AMP ligase, producing the protein MTIVDFLADRAVRNADNLAFRFMENGDIDGPVQEWSFAELYARSAGVAKDLTDQGLSGTSVLLAFPPGLDFVKAFYGCLLAGIRAVPVPLPNPRSKNPLARILNTAKISGAPVVLTTGPFADMAKSLGNLPVDFQAVTQEAASDFKGPRPGMDQIAYLQFTSGSTGYPKGVAISHGNAVANLRVMGQMLRMDSTKPAIVWAPHYHDLCLVCDILGPVFFGYESTIMSPMDFLMKPVRWLKAISHYKIANSACPNFGYAYSVRRITAEECQGLDLSSWETAGNGGEPVLPETLAAFNEKFGPLGFRPQTFMPCYGMAESVLFVGGLKPQSQPPKVLCLSAEALETHQVRLLDENAPGARKIVGCGGPGGDHKIIAVDPETLTAARPDQVGELWIKGPSVPERYWGLEKESEETFGARLADTGEGPFLRTGDLGFVMDGDAYITGRLKDLIIIAGKNHYPGDIEFTVQNSGAPVRLGACIAVSRPSDDGGEELAVIAEVDDRKIPETPDAQFWPSAVRTLQGAVTEGHGLSAKTVVFVETRSLEKTSSGKPRRRHYQERLLQGKLAVVYKKGL; encoded by the coding sequence ATGACAATTGTAGACTTTCTGGCGGACCGGGCAGTTAGAAATGCAGACAACCTGGCGTTCAGATTCATGGAAAACGGTGATATAGACGGTCCCGTTCAGGAATGGTCCTTTGCCGAGCTCTATGCGCGCAGCGCCGGTGTCGCCAAAGACCTCACTGACCAGGGATTATCCGGTACCAGCGTCCTCCTGGCCTTTCCCCCGGGCCTTGATTTTGTCAAAGCATTTTACGGCTGTCTGCTGGCTGGCATCAGGGCCGTGCCGGTTCCCCTGCCCAACCCCAGGAGTAAAAATCCTTTGGCCCGTATACTCAATACCGCCAAGATCAGCGGTGCACCTGTGGTGCTTACCACCGGGCCTTTTGCCGACATGGCCAAAAGCCTGGGCAACCTGCCGGTGGATTTCCAGGCCGTCACCCAGGAGGCTGCATCGGATTTCAAAGGCCCCAGACCCGGAATGGATCAGATCGCCTACCTTCAGTTTACATCCGGATCCACCGGATATCCCAAGGGGGTTGCCATCAGCCATGGCAATGCCGTGGCCAACCTGCGGGTCATGGGACAGATGCTGAGAATGGATTCCACCAAACCCGCCATTGTATGGGCACCCCACTACCATGATCTGTGTCTGGTCTGCGACATCCTGGGTCCGGTTTTTTTCGGCTATGAATCCACCATCATGTCCCCCATGGATTTTTTAATGAAACCGGTCCGGTGGCTTAAGGCCATCAGCCACTATAAAATCGCCAACTCCGCCTGCCCCAATTTCGGGTATGCCTATTCTGTCCGGCGCATCACGGCCGAAGAATGCCAGGGGTTGGACCTGAGCTCCTGGGAAACGGCAGGCAACGGTGGAGAACCGGTGCTGCCCGAGACCCTGGCCGCCTTTAATGAAAAATTCGGTCCCTTGGGTTTCCGGCCCCAGACCTTTATGCCCTGTTACGGAATGGCCGAATCCGTCCTCTTTGTGGGGGGGCTGAAACCCCAGTCCCAGCCGCCCAAAGTGCTTTGCTTAAGTGCTGAAGCCCTTGAAACCCACCAGGTCCGTCTCCTGGATGAAAATGCACCGGGCGCACGAAAAATTGTCGGCTGCGGCGGCCCCGGAGGTGACCATAAAATCATTGCGGTGGATCCGGAAACCCTCACAGCTGCCAGGCCGGATCAGGTGGGAGAACTCTGGATCAAAGGTCCCAGTGTACCCGAACGTTACTGGGGGCTGGAAAAAGAATCCGAGGAAACCTTTGGCGCCCGCCTTGCTGACACCGGCGAAGGGCCGTTCCTGCGCACCGGCGACCTGGGTTTTGTCATGGATGGTGACGCCTATATCACAGGCCGCCTTAAGGATCTGATCATCATTGCAGGCAAAAATCACTATCCCGGCGATATCGAATTCACCGTGCAGAACTCCGGTGCCCCGGTCCGCCTGGGAGCTTGCATTGCCGTATCCAGACCCAGCGATGACGGCGGCGAAGAACTGGCCGTTATTGCCGAGGTCGACGACCGCAAAATCCCGGAAACGCCGGACGCCCAATTCTGGCCTTCTGCCGTACGTACCCTCCAGGGAGCGGTTACCGAAGGCCACGGCCTCTCTGCCAAAACCGTGGTATTTGTGGAGACCCGCAGTCTTGAAAAGACCTCCTCCGGCAAACCCCGGCGCCGGCACTACCAGGAACGCCTCCTTCAGGGGAAGCTGGCCGTGGTCTATAAAAAAGGACTGTAA